The sequence below is a genomic window from Mycobacterium spongiae.
GCCAGGCTGACGTGCGGAGCCTCGGCGTCGGGTTCGGCGTAAACCGCCACGCTGGGCAGGCCGGCATCGCGGGCTGCCCGGATCACCCGGACTGCGATCTCGCCGCGGTTGGCGACGAGAACCTTAGAGATACTAGCGGTCCTCGAGCTGGCGTGACTAGGCACTGCGCCTCCTGTATGACTGGCCGGTCTGCGTCTCTAAGAGAATTTCTTACAAGTGTGTCGGGGGGAAGTTTATGCGGAGCGAAGACGGGCCGGTCACGCGGTTCCTCGATTCAGGCGGCCTCGCGGACCCGTCGCTTGATCCGGGCCAGCATGGCCGACATGCCGCGTAACCGAAGTGGGCTGATCAGAGCCGCCAAACCCAGGTCGCTGTAGAAATCCTCGGGCACCGCCAAGATGTCGGCGGCCGGTTGTTCGTCCAGGCCGGCAGCCAGGATCGAGGCGAACCCGCGGGTGGTTGGTGCTTCGGCCGGCGCGCTGAAGTGCAGCCGTACCCGGTTGGGATCGCACGCGTCGACATGCAAGAAAAGGGGGGACTGGCACTCGGGCACCGGCTCCATCGCGGACTCAGCCAGATGCGCAGGAAGCGCCGGAAGCTCGTTGGCGAATTCCAGGAGCAGGTTCAGCTTGTCTTGTCCTTCGACTTCCGAGAAGTCGGCGACGACCTCCGCTAGCGGCGCGGGCAGGCTCGCAGGCTTCGTCATCGGTCGGACACCGTGCCCGGGCTTTCACCGGCGACGATCGGGACCCGTACGGTGTTGCCCCACTCCGTCCACGAACCGTCGTAGTTACGCACCTCCGGCTTCCCCAGCAAGTGGGTGAGCACGAACCAGGTATGGCTGGACCGCTCGCCGATGCGGCAATAGACGATGGTCTCGTCGTCGGGTTCGAGAAATCCGTAGAGCTCCTCTAGCTCGCCGCGGCTACGGAACCGCCCGTTTTCGTCGGCCGCCATCCCCCATGGGATCGATCGTGCGGTCGGGATGTGACCTGCGCGCAGCGCCCCTTCCTCAGGGTAGTCGGGCATGTGGGTCCGCTTGCCGGTGTACTCGTCGGGGGAGCGCACGTCGATGAGCGGCTGGGAACCGAGGATGGCCAGCACGTCGTCCTTGAACGCGCGGATCGGGGCATCGTTGCGCTCGACAACGGGATAGCCGGTGGACGTCTTGGACGGGACCGTCAGCGTGGTCTCGCGGCCTTCCGCAAGCCAAAGGTCTCGTCCGCCATTGAGCAGCCGCACATCGGGGTGGCCGAACAACGTGAACACCCACAGTGCGTAGGCCGCCCACCAATTGCTCTTGTCGCCATAGATCACCACGGTGTCATCGCGGGCGATGCCCTTGCGGTCCATCAATTCCGCGAACTGCTCGCCGGTGATGTAGTCGCGCACGCGCGGATCGTTGAGGTCGGTATGCCAGTCGATCTTGACTGCCCCGGAAATGTGGCCGACGTCGTAGAGCAGAACGTCCTCGTCGGATTCGACGATCGCCAGACCGGGCGCGCCCATGTTGGCAGACAGCCAATCCGCGGTCACGAGCCGTTCGGGGTGGGCGTAGGCGGACAAGGTCGGGTGTGGATCTGGGGGCAGCGGCACGCCTTCGAGCCTACCGCCGGCCGGAATATCGCTTGGCGGTGCGGCCCGCGCGACGGTGATTGCGCTTGTCGCTCGCGGGTTCAGCCCGCCCACAGTGTCGCGACAGACAGCCCCGCTCGCTCTAGCAGTTCCCTTAGAAGCGGCAGGCTCAAGCCGATGACATTCGATGGATCGCCGTCGACACCATTGATGAACCAGCTGCTCAGGCCGTCGAGCGTGAATCCTCCTGCGACCCGCAACGATTCGCCACTGGCCAGGTAGGCTTCCAGGTCTTGCGGCGGGGGCGATCCGAAATGCACTGTGGTAACAGCGTTTTCAACTTCAGTGGAGGCCACTTCGTTGTCCAGAAGTCGGACAACGCAATGACCGGTATAGAGCTGGCCGGCGCACCCAGCCATGGCATGCCACTGTCGGCGTGCGTCCGCGACAGACCGCGGCTTGCCGCATAGCGTGCCATTGAGGTACAGCATCGAATCACCGCCAACGACAACACAATCGGCGGAAATGGCGTCGTCGACATGGGGTAGCACCTGCTGGGCCTTTGCCTGGGCGAGGGCGCACACCACGTCCGCGGGTGCGGCATCCGAGCCTAGGGTCGCGGTGACCGCGTCCTCGTCGACGCCAGACACTATGACCAACGGGTCGATGCCAGCCTGGCGAAGCACTTTGAGCCGACCAGGGGATGCCGACGCCAGCACCAGCCGGGTCATCGGCGCATATGCGTCATTTCCTGCAGCGTGATGCGCTGCCAACTGAACACCGGATACCGCAGCTTGTCGACTGGCAGGCCCCACCGGGCAGGCTCGGGCGCAGCCGCTGGGGCAGCAGGGGTGATGCTTCCCAGTACCGCCACCAACGCGGCCAATTGCTGCTCTGTGGGGTGTCCCTTGAGGATTTCGATATGCGGTTCATGCGGATGCGGCGTCTCGACGGTCGGCGCGGAAGTGCCCGACTCACCGTTCACCGGGGTCTGATCGTTCATCTCACTCCCGTCGGTTATAGGGGGATATTCCCGTGCTTCTTCGGCGGCAGCTGTGCGATCTTGCGCTCCAGCAGGCGCAGCGCGGTACCGATGTAGCCGCGGGTGTGGGACGGCGGGATCACCATGTCGACGTAGCCACGCTCGGCGGCGACATAAGGATTGACCAACGTGTCCTCGTACTCCTGCTGCAACTGCAATCGCAGCGCGTCAACGTCCTCGCCGTTCTTAGCCGCCTCGGCCAGCTGCTGGCGGTAAACGAAGCCGACCGCGCCGGAGGCTCCCATTACTGCGATCTGTGCGGTCGGCCACGCCAGATTGACATCGCAGCCCATGTCTTTGGATCCCATCACGCAGTAGGCGCCGCCGTAGGCTTTGCGGGTGATGACGGTGATCTTCGGGACGGTGGCCTCGCCGTAGGCGTAGAGCAGCTTGGCGCCGCGGCGAATGATGCCGTTGTATTCCTGGTCGGTGCCCGGTAGAAAGCCGGGAACGTCCACCAGCATGACGATCGGGATGTTGAAGCAGTCGCAGGTCCGGACAAACCTGGCCGCCTTCTCGGAGGCGTTGATGTCGAGGCAGCCGGCGAAGTGGGTCGGCTGATTGGCCACTATCCCGACGGGTCGCCCGTCGATGCGGCCAAACCCGACCACGATGTTCTGGGCGTAGCCGGCTTGTATTTCCAGGAATTCGTCCTCGTCGAGGATGCGGGTGATCACCTCGTGTATGTCATAGGGCTGGTTCGGCGAGTCCGGGATCAAGGTGTCCAGCTCGAGGTCCTCGTCGTTGAGGTTGTCTTCGATGGCCGCTGCCGGCGTCGCGGCTTGGTAGCGCGGAGCGTCGGTGGAGTTATTGGGTGGTAGGTAGCCCAGCAGCTCGCGAACGTAGTCGAAGGCGTCCTGCTCGCCCGATGCGACGTAGTGCGCCGTGCCGGACTTGGCCATATGGGTGTGCGCGCCGCCGAGTTCCTCCATGGTGACGTCCTCGCCGGTGACGGTCTTGATGACGTCCGGTCCGGTGATGAACATCTGGCTGGTCTGGTCGACCATGACGACGAAGTCGGTCAACGCGGGGGAGTAGACGTGCCCACCGGCCGCGGCACCCATAATCAGCGAAATCTGCGGGATGACGCCCGAGGCCAGGATGTTGTTGCGGAAGATGCGGCTGTAGAGGCCCAGCGAGACCACGCCCTCCTGGATGCGCGCGCCTGCGCCGTCGTTGATCCCGATGAGTGGGCGCCCGGTCTTGATCGCCAGCTCCTGGACCTTGACGATCTTTTCCCCGTACACCTCGCCGAGGCTGCCGCCGAACACCGTGGCGTCCTGGCTGAAGACGCACACGTCACGGCCGTCGATGGTGCCGTAGCCAGTGACCACACCATCGCCCAATGGGCGGTTCTCGCCGAGATTGAAGTTGGTGCTGCGGTGCTTGGCCAGCGCGTCGAGCTCGACGAACGAGTCCTCGTCCAACAGGGCATAGATGCGCTCGCGAGCGGTGAGTTTGCCCTTGGCGTGGACCTTGTCGACGGCGGCCTCACCGACCGGGTGCAGCGACTCTTCCCGGCGTCGTTCCAGCTCGGCCAGCTTGCCCGCAGTGGTGTGGATGTCGATGGTGTGCTCGGCCGCGGGCTCAGCAGTGTGGTCGGTAACCCTAGTCATGGGAGTCGATGCTATCGGCAACGGCGGCGGGCTCTTGAACGGCGCTCTTAAGCTGGGCGCGTGACAGACCGCGATTGGCTCCGGTTGCCGCTGGACGCCCGCTCATTGCGTGACGAGTTGATCGACGCAGGCTTGGGGTGGCGACACCTCGATGTTGTCGATGAAACCGGTTCGACAAATGCCGACCTGCTGGCGCGCGCCGCGACCGGCGTCGATATCGACGGCGCGGTGCTCATCGCTGAGCATCAGACCGCCGGGCGCGGGCGGCGCGGCCGTGAATGGTTTGCCGATCCGCGGGCGCAGATCGCGATGTCGGTGGGTGTGCGCGTCGCGGATCCCATCCGGGTTCCGGTCTCGGCGTGGGGCTGGTTGTCACTGGCGACCGGTTTGGCCGTCGTGGACGCGGTGGCTCCCCTCATTGCCGACACCGCGGTGGAAGCCGGCCTCAAGTGGCCCAACGACGTCCTGGCCGGCCCTGCTGGATCGCTCGGCAAACTGGCGGGCATCCTGACCGAGGTTGCGCGGCCGTTCGCGGTAATCGGTGTGGGACTCAACGTCACGCAGGCACCTGCCGAGGTCGAAGGTTCCGGGGCAACCTCGCTGTGTGATCTGGGCGCGCCGGCACCCGATCGGGACCAACTGGCCCGCAGCTTGTTGCGCCAGCTCGCGGCGCGGCTGGTGCAGTGGCGAGCCGGGGACCCGCAGCTGATGGCCGACTATCGGGCGTACAGCTTGACCATCGGGTCGCGGGTGCGCGCGGTGCTGCCGGCCGGTGCAGAGGTCGTTGGATTCGCGCGGGACATCGACGACGACGGTCGGCTGTGCCTGGAACCGGACGCTTCGACGAGCGCAGCGGGCGACGGCCCCGGGGGACAAACGATCGTGATTTCTGCCGGTGACGTCGTGCATGTGCGCTAGCAGGCGCGAGCTGGAGCACCGCGGCGGCCCGGAGAGATAGGGTCGCCAGGGTGAGCTATCCCGATAATGCCCTGGCCAGTGGCGAGCTTGTTGTTCTGCACCGCCATCCACACTGGAAGCGGTTGATCTGGCCGGTTGTCGTTCTCGTCCTGATCACTGGCCTCGCAGCGTTCGGGTCCGGGTTCGTCAACTCGACGCAGTGGCATCAGACGGCCAAGAACGTCATCCACGGGGTCATCTGGGGGATCTGGCTGGTGATCGTGGGTTGGCTGACATTGTGGCCATTCCTCAGCTGGCTGACCACCCATTTCGTGGTGACCAACCGGAGGGTGATGTTTCGGCAAGGAGTGCTGACCCGCAGCGGTCTCGACATTCCGTTGGCACGGATCAACAGCGTGGAGTTCCGGGACCAGATTCTCGAACGCATGCTGCGCACCGGGACGCTGATTATCGAGTCCGCCTCACAAGATCCGCTCGAGTTCTACGACATTCCGCGCCTGCGAGACGTGCACGCGCTGCTCTATCACGAAGTCTTCGACACCCTGGGTTCCGACGAATCACCCAGCTGAGGCACTCGCCTCGCAGGCTTCGACTCCGCGCGGCTGGCCTTGTTGCGCCAGGTACGCAGCAGGGTGACATTGCCGCTCTCGAGGCTGTCTTCGAAGACCTCGGCGATGCCGCCCGCCGTGAGGGCGGATTCCAGCGCCGTCTCGGGGGCTCTCTCGGGGTTCCGGGCGAATTCGTCGGGAAATACCCAGCGGCGGAACGCCCAGAAGCGGAACGCCATTTGGAGCAGGTTGCCGATGATGTAGGCGGAGATGAAGTCGGCGATGTTTTCCACCGTCAGTGACACGGTCGGCACTCGCAGCTGCAGAACGTAGCTGGAGAACCACAGTGGTGCCATGCTCAACACCACACCCACTCCGCTGAACGCGAAGAACAGCAGCGCTTCGTGATGGCGCTCCCGGCCGCCACGGTCACGGAAACTCCACTCCCGATTGAGGATGTAGGAGGCAATGACCGCGACAATTCCGGCGATCACCTTCGCCGTCACCGGCTTGGGTTCGAGAATCGTGAGCTTGAGTGTGTAGAAAATTGCCGAGTCGATGATGAATGTGGTGCCGCCGACGATGGCAAACTTGATCAGCTCATGGTGGCGCTGCGCATAGGGCTGGACTACCCCCGGAAGGCGCGCGATCGTGGCATCGGCAAAGGACACAGCACGTCAGTGTACGGTTGGACGCAAAATTGACGCAAAATGGTAGCTGACGATTGGGTGCCACGGCCGACAAATACGCCGGTCAAGACGCCGGTCAGGTCCCATGACACCATGATGGCCGTGCCGAGTTCACGCACCCCACAGATCGCACCGGTCGTTGCCCCAGTAGTTGCCATGGTCGGCGGCGGTCAGCTTGCCCGGATGACCCATCAGGCCGCCATCGCGCTCGGGCAGAATCTCCGCGTACTGGCCAGTTCGACCGATGATCCGGCCGCGCAGGTCACCCCTAACGTGGTGATTGGCTCGCACACCGAACTTGACGATCTGCGCCGGGTTGCCCTCGGAGCCACCGCCCTGACGTTCGACCATGAGCACGTCCCCAACGAGCTGCTGGACAAGCTGGTCGCCGACGGTGTGAATGTCGCGCCGCCTCCGCAGGCGCTGATATACGCCCAGGACAAACTCGCCATGCGGCAGCGGCTGGATGCTCTGGGTGTCGCCGTGCCGCGGTACGCGGGGGTTGCGAGCCTCGACGACCTGGATCACCTCGACGCGTTCGCTGCGCAAGTCGGCGGCGCGGTGGTCGTCAAAGCGGTCCGCGGGGGGTACGACGGCCGCGGCGTTGCGATGGCCCGTGATCTGGCGCATGCTCGCGACATCGCCCTCGGGTACCTCGCCGACGGGGTGCCGGTGCTCGTCGAGGAGCGAGTCGAGCTGCGCCGGGAACTGTCCGCGCTAGTGGCGCGCTCACCGTTCGGCCAAGGTGCGGCGTGGCCGATAGTAGAGACGGTGCAGCGGGACGGCATTTGCGTGGAGGTGCTCGCGCCAGCGCCGGCCCTGCCCGACCATGTGGCCGCCGCGGCGCAGCAGTTGGCGTTGCAGCTGGCGGCCGAGCTGGGTGTGGTCGGTGTGCTTGCGGTGGAGCTCTTCGAGACAACAGCCGGTGCGCTGGTGGTCAACGAGCTCGCGATGCGGCCGCACAACTCCGGGCACTGGACCATGGACGGGGCTCGCACCAGCCAGTTCGAGCAGCACTTGCGCGCGGTGTTGGACTACCCGCTCGGCGATACCGAGGCCATCGCGCCGGTGACCGTGATGGCCAATGTCCTCGGTGCCGCCCAACAGCCGGCGATGATCGTGGATGAGCGATTGCACCACCTGTTCGCGCGGATGCCTGATGCGCGGGTGCATCTCTACGGCAAGGCGGAGCGTCCGGGCCGCAAAGTGGGGCACGTCAACTTCTGTGGCTCCGACCTGGGTGCGTTGCGCGAACGCGCCGAGCTGGCCGCGCACTGGTTGTCACACGGGCAGTGGAAAGACGGATGGGAGGCACATGACCCAACGGTCCCGAAGGCTTGAACAGCCCCGAGTCGGGGTGATCATGGGCAGCGACAGCGACTGGTCGGTGATGTCCGAGGCCGCGCAGGCGCTCACCGAGTTCGACATCGCGACCGAGGTTCGGGTCGTGTCGGCCCATCGCACCCCGACCGTCATGTTCGACTACGCCCGTGGCGCGGCCGAGCGCGGCATCGAGGTGATTATTGCTGGGGCGGGCGGCGCCGCTCACCTGCCCGGTATGGTTGCCTCAGCGACGTCGCTGCCGGTGATCGGGGTGCCAGTGCCGCTGGCCCGGCTGGACGGGCTGGATTCGCTACTGTCGATCGTGCAGATGCCGGCCGGTGTTCCGGTGGCCACGGTGTCCATCGGCGGCGCCCGCAACGCGGGCCTGCTCGCGGTGCGCATCCTGGGATCGTCCGACGCGGAGCTGCGAGCCCGGATCGTCGAATTCCAGGATCGGCTGGCCGACAGCGTGCGCGCGAAGGACGCCGCGCTACAAGAGCGTTGGGGTACGTTAACCGGCGAGTTACAAGGAGACTAGGAGGGCTCACACGATGGTTGCATGGGCCGGAAATCCGTCGTTCGATGTGTTCAAGCTCCCCGAGGAGCACGACGAATTGCGGGCAGCGATTCGCGCGTTGGCGGAAAAAGAGATCGCGCCGCATGCCGCCGACGTCGACGAGCAGGCTCGGTTCCCGGACGAGGCGCTCGCGGCGCTGAATGGGTCCGGTTTCAACGCTGTCCATGTTCCGGAGGAGTACGGCGGTCAGGGCGCTGACTCGGTAGCGGCCTGCATTGTTATCGAAGAAGTCGCGCGCGTGGACGCGTCCGCCTCGTTGATCCCCGCTGTCAACAAGCTCGGCACCATGGGCCTGATCCTGCGAGGGTCGGAGGAGTTGAAGAAGCAGGTGCTGCCCGCACTGGCTGCCGACGGGGCGTTGGCATCGTATGCGTTGAGTGAACGCGAAGCCGGCAGTGACGCCGCGTCACTGAAAACTCGGGCCAGGGCCGACGGGGATCACTGGGTTCTCAACGGCGCCAAGTCGTGGATCACCAACGGTGGCAAGTCGACCTGGTACACGGTGATGGTGGTGACCGATCCCGACCGCGGCGCCAATGGCATCTCGGCGTTCATGGTGCACAAGGACGACGAGGGGTTCAGCGTCGGTCCCAAAGAAAAGAAGCTTGGGATCAAGGGCTCGCCGACGACCGAGCTGTATTTCGAGGACTGCCGAATCCCCGGCGATCGCATGATCGGCGAACCCGGGACCGGTTTCAAGACCGCGCTGGCCACGTTGGACCACACGCGGCCCACGATCGGTGCGCAAGCCGTGGGCATTGCCCAGGGCGCGCTGGACGCCGCGATTGCCTACACCAAGGACCGCAAGCAATTCGGCGAGTCGATCAGCACCTTCCAAGCAGTGCAGTTCATGCTGGCCGACATGGCGATGAAGGTCGAGGCGGCGCGGCTGATGGTCTACACCGCCGCCGCCCGGGCCGAACGCGGTGAGTCCAATCTGGGCTTCATCTCGGCGGCCTCGAAGTGCTTTGCCGCGGACACCGCGATGGAGGTCACCACCGACGCCGTGCAACTGTTCGGCGGCGCCGGCTACACCACAGACTTCCCCGTCGAGCGGATGATGCGCGACGCCAAGATCACCCAGATCTACGAGGGCACCAATCAGATTCAGCGCGTCGTGATGTCGCGGGCATTGCTGCGCTGATACGTGGTCTATCGGATGACTACCGGCGCCTCAGGGCACACGATGCCGTTCTGATTCACCTCGTAGACGCGGGCGGTCGAGATGTCGAAGAACGCACCGACGAGTTGTACGTCACCGGTCGCGACCCGGGTGGCCACGATGGGGTGGCGGGTAAGCCTTTCCAGCTGAACGGCGATGTTCACAATGCTCAATTGTTCACGTTCCGGGTACCCGGCGGATGCGGCGCTGCGGCGTGCCGGATGGTGATTGTGGAATGCGACCAGACTGTCGCGGGCGAATTCGAGCCAATGGCCCATGGGCGTCGTAGCGTCTGTCGCAGTGCCTTCGAGCAAGGTCGCCATCGCGCCGCATGACGAATGCCCGCAGACCACAACCGAACTCACGCCGAGCTGGTTGACAGCGAAGTCGAGGGGGGCGTCGACGGAGGCGTCGGTGGGATCGTTGGGTACCAGGTTGCCGAAGTTGCGAACCGTGTACAGGTCTCCGGGGCCGCTGGCGGTGATGACGTGCGGGAGAATCCGTGAGTCGGCACAGGTCAGGAACAACGCATAGGGGTTCTGCGAATCGGTGAGCCCAGCGATGTAGGGGTGCAGTGCGGCGGCACCGTTGCGGTGGTAGTCGTCGATGCCGTCGAGAATCGATGCGCTGCCGCCATTGTGGCTGTTGCCGCGCGCTGACCGGCGCGGACCCAGTCCTATCGCATCGTGGGTGAATTGCCGCTTCGGCGGGTCGGTGTGGGCGCGGTCCAGCCTTCCCGGCGCGGTTTCGACGATCGCTACCGCTCCGCCCATCGCCTCGTGGGCGCGTTGCCAATCGGAAATGGCGTCGGACACGGAGTCGTCGATGTAGTCCGCGTTCAGATTCAGCGTCACCGCGGACCCCTGCGGCAGCGTGGAGAGGACCTTCGTCAGGCGAGGCAGAAGGAGGAAGCTCGCCGTGCCATCGATATAGACCCGCCACTGTGTGGGCCCCTCGCCTCCGACCGGCCTGACTTCCACTGGCGCACGGATGACCCGGAACAGAAGGAAGAGGATTGCGACGGTAAGTCCGATCAGGACGCCCTCGAGAAGATTGAGAAACACCACACACGCGATGGTGATGGCGTAGATCACGAAATTCCCGGTGCGCCAGGCAATTTTGATGTGAGCTAGTCTGACCAGCCGGCCACCGACCACGATGAGCAGGCCTGCCAGCGCGGCCTTGGGAATGAGTTCGACCAGGCCGGTAAGAAGCGACGCAAACAGCAGGACCCACACGCCGTGCAGCACCGCCGACATCCGGGTGCGGGCACCGGCGGCCACATTGGCCGAGCTGCGGACGATGACGCCGGTGATGGGTAGCCCGCCGAGCAACCCGGACACCACGTTCGCGCTGCCCTGACCGATCATTTCCCTGTTGAAGTTGGTGCGTGGACCCCGGTGGAGCTTGTCGACACCGACCGCGCACAGCAGTGATTCCACACTGGCAATGAGGGCGATGGTGAGAACACCGATGGCGATGGCGCCGATGTGGTGAGCCCACGGCTGTCCGGAGGGGGACAGGGCGGGCAGTTGGGGTAGACCAATCGCTTCGAAGAAGTTGCCGGAGAGTTGGATGCGCTCCACGTGCAGGTCGACAATCAGCGAGAACGCGGTGGCTCCTGCGATGGCCACCAGTGGGCCGGGAATGATGCGCACCGCGGCGGGAAGCTTTGACCACACCAGCAAGATGGCGATGACTATCCCGCCAATGATCACC
It includes:
- a CDS encoding SufE family protein produces the protein MTKPASLPAPLAEVVADFSEVEGQDKLNLLLEFANELPALPAHLAESAMEPVPECQSPLFLHVDACDPNRVRLHFSAPAEAPTTRGFASILAAGLDEQPAADILAVPEDFYSDLGLAALISPLRLRGMSAMLARIKRRVREAA
- a CDS encoding sulfurtransferase, which translates into the protein MPLPPDPHPTLSAYAHPERLVTADWLSANMGAPGLAIVESDEDVLLYDVGHISGAVKIDWHTDLNDPRVRDYITGEQFAELMDRKGIARDDTVVIYGDKSNWWAAYALWVFTLFGHPDVRLLNGGRDLWLAEGRETTLTVPSKTSTGYPVVERNDAPIRAFKDDVLAILGSQPLIDVRSPDEYTGKRTHMPDYPEEGALRAGHIPTARSIPWGMAADENGRFRSRGELEELYGFLEPDDETIVYCRIGERSSHTWFVLTHLLGKPEVRNYDGSWTEWGNTVRVPIVAGESPGTVSDR
- a CDS encoding Maf family protein, which produces MTRLVLASASPGRLKVLRQAGIDPLVIVSGVDEDAVTATLGSDAAPADVVCALAQAKAQQVLPHVDDAISADCVVVGGDSMLYLNGTLCGKPRSVADARRQWHAMAGCAGQLYTGHCVVRLLDNEVASTEVENAVTTVHFGSPPPQDLEAYLASGESLRVAGGFTLDGLSSWFINGVDGDPSNVIGLSLPLLRELLERAGLSVATLWAG
- a CDS encoding acyl-CoA carboxylase subunit beta — translated: MTRVTDHTAEPAAEHTIDIHTTAGKLAELERRREESLHPVGEAAVDKVHAKGKLTARERIYALLDEDSFVELDALAKHRSTNFNLGENRPLGDGVVTGYGTIDGRDVCVFSQDATVFGGSLGEVYGEKIVKVQELAIKTGRPLIGINDGAGARIQEGVVSLGLYSRIFRNNILASGVIPQISLIMGAAAGGHVYSPALTDFVVMVDQTSQMFITGPDVIKTVTGEDVTMEELGGAHTHMAKSGTAHYVASGEQDAFDYVRELLGYLPPNNSTDAPRYQAATPAAAIEDNLNDEDLELDTLIPDSPNQPYDIHEVITRILDEDEFLEIQAGYAQNIVVGFGRIDGRPVGIVANQPTHFAGCLDINASEKAARFVRTCDCFNIPIVMLVDVPGFLPGTDQEYNGIIRRGAKLLYAYGEATVPKITVITRKAYGGAYCVMGSKDMGCDVNLAWPTAQIAVMGASGAVGFVYRQQLAEAAKNGEDVDALRLQLQQEYEDTLVNPYVAAERGYVDMVIPPSHTRGYIGTALRLLERKIAQLPPKKHGNIPL
- a CDS encoding biotin--[acetyl-CoA-carboxylase] ligase; its protein translation is MTDRDWLRLPLDARSLRDELIDAGLGWRHLDVVDETGSTNADLLARAATGVDIDGAVLIAEHQTAGRGRRGREWFADPRAQIAMSVGVRVADPIRVPVSAWGWLSLATGLAVVDAVAPLIADTAVEAGLKWPNDVLAGPAGSLGKLAGILTEVARPFAVIGVGLNVTQAPAEVEGSGATSLCDLGAPAPDRDQLARSLLRQLAARLVQWRAGDPQLMADYRAYSLTIGSRVRAVLPAGAEVVGFARDIDDDGRLCLEPDASTSAAGDGPGGQTIVISAGDVVHVR
- a CDS encoding PH domain-containing protein encodes the protein MSYPDNALASGELVVLHRHPHWKRLIWPVVVLVLITGLAAFGSGFVNSTQWHQTAKNVIHGVIWGIWLVIVGWLTLWPFLSWLTTHFVVTNRRVMFRQGVLTRSGLDIPLARINSVEFRDQILERMLRTGTLIIESASQDPLEFYDIPRLRDVHALLYHEVFDTLGSDESPS
- a CDS encoding GtrA family protein, whose product is MSFADATIARLPGVVQPYAQRHHELIKFAIVGGTTFIIDSAIFYTLKLTILEPKPVTAKVIAGIVAVIASYILNREWSFRDRGGRERHHEALLFFAFSGVGVVLSMAPLWFSSYVLQLRVPTVSLTVENIADFISAYIIGNLLQMAFRFWAFRRWVFPDEFARNPERAPETALESALTAGGIAEVFEDSLESGNVTLLRTWRNKASRAESKPARRVPQLGDSSEPRVSKTS
- a CDS encoding 5-(carboxyamino)imidazole ribonucleotide synthase, which produces MMAVPSSRTPQIAPVVAPVVAMVGGGQLARMTHQAAIALGQNLRVLASSTDDPAAQVTPNVVIGSHTELDDLRRVALGATALTFDHEHVPNELLDKLVADGVNVAPPPQALIYAQDKLAMRQRLDALGVAVPRYAGVASLDDLDHLDAFAAQVGGAVVVKAVRGGYDGRGVAMARDLAHARDIALGYLADGVPVLVEERVELRRELSALVARSPFGQGAAWPIVETVQRDGICVEVLAPAPALPDHVAAAAQQLALQLAAELGVVGVLAVELFETTAGALVVNELAMRPHNSGHWTMDGARTSQFEQHLRAVLDYPLGDTEAIAPVTVMANVLGAAQQPAMIVDERLHHLFARMPDARVHLYGKAERPGRKVGHVNFCGSDLGALRERAELAAHWLSHGQWKDGWEAHDPTVPKA
- the purE gene encoding 5-(carboxyamino)imidazole ribonucleotide mutase, with the translated sequence MTQRSRRLEQPRVGVIMGSDSDWSVMSEAAQALTEFDIATEVRVVSAHRTPTVMFDYARGAAERGIEVIIAGAGGAAHLPGMVASATSLPVIGVPVPLARLDGLDSLLSIVQMPAGVPVATVSIGGARNAGLLAVRILGSSDAELRARIVEFQDRLADSVRAKDAALQERWGTLTGELQGD
- a CDS encoding acyl-CoA dehydrogenase, encoding MVAWAGNPSFDVFKLPEEHDELRAAIRALAEKEIAPHAADVDEQARFPDEALAALNGSGFNAVHVPEEYGGQGADSVAACIVIEEVARVDASASLIPAVNKLGTMGLILRGSEELKKQVLPALAADGALASYALSEREAGSDAASLKTRARADGDHWVLNGAKSWITNGGKSTWYTVMVVTDPDRGANGISAFMVHKDDEGFSVGPKEKKLGIKGSPTTELYFEDCRIPGDRMIGEPGTGFKTALATLDHTRPTIGAQAVGIAQGALDAAIAYTKDRKQFGESISTFQAVQFMLADMAMKVEAARLMVYTAAARAERGESNLGFISAASKCFAADTAMEVTTDAVQLFGGAGYTTDFPVERMMRDAKITQIYEGTNQIQRVVMSRALLR
- a CDS encoding SulP family inorganic anion transporter, with protein sequence MDALGSRSIPQNLRHDFPASLVVFLVALPLSLGIAIASGAPLMAGLIAAVVGGIVAGSLGGSSVQVSGPAAGLTVVVAGLIDELGWPMLCLMTIGAGALQILFGVSRIARAALAIAPVVVHAMLAGIGVTIMLQQVHVLLGGSSHSTAWRNIAALPDGILHHELHEVIIGGIVIAILLVWSKLPAAVRIIPGPLVAIAGATAFSLIVDLHVERIQLSGNFFEAIGLPQLPALSPSGQPWAHHIGAIAIGVLTIALIASVESLLCAVGVDKLHRGPRTNFNREMIGQGSANVVSGLLGGLPITGVIVRSSANVAAGARTRMSAVLHGVWVLLFASLLTGLVELIPKAALAGLLIVVGGRLVRLAHIKIAWRTGNFVIYAITIACVVFLNLLEGVLIGLTVAILFLLFRVIRAPVEVRPVGGEGPTQWRVYIDGTASFLLLPRLTKVLSTLPQGSAVTLNLNADYIDDSVSDAISDWQRAHEAMGGAVAIVETAPGRLDRAHTDPPKRQFTHDAIGLGPRRSARGNSHNGGSASILDGIDDYHRNGAAALHPYIAGLTDSQNPYALFLTCADSRILPHVITASGPGDLYTVRNFGNLVPNDPTDASVDAPLDFAVNQLGVSSVVVCGHSSCGAMATLLEGTATDATTPMGHWLEFARDSLVAFHNHHPARRSAASAGYPEREQLSIVNIAVQLERLTRHPIVATRVATGDVQLVGAFFDISTARVYEVNQNGIVCPEAPVVIR